The sequence below is a genomic window from Tenacibaculum tangerinum.
ATCAGAGATAACCGCAATTGAAATAGCATCGGTAGTTGTTATAAAAGTCCCCATGCTCTTAATTTGTCAGAATCTTCCGACCAGCGATCTCCAATATCAGTTCGGTAATAACTATTGTTAATACTAATGTTATTAATTCTGTTTTGCATCATTCTCTGAGCATCTTTCATCGTAATACCGAATCCAGTAACTAACAGCGCAATACCGTCGTTTCCTGTAATTAACCACTCAGAATGTAATTGTTTTATGTGAATGGGATGTACTCCTTCTTTCATTTCTTTTTTAAAGAGAATTACAGAGTCTTTTGAGAATAATTCAAAACTCTTTTTATCCTTAAAAGGAAACGGAGGCACCACCATATAAGCTCCTACCTGAAACCCTTTTTTAGTTTGAATTGTAAGGTGTTGCCCTGACGTTATTTTGTAAAACAGCGTACCTAAAGGTTCGTTGATTCCATCTCTTTGGATATAGATTTGAGGATATCCAAAGCGAGAGGTAAATTCTAATGGATAAATTCCGTTGCCATTCACAATACAGTTAATGTCAATATGACCTACAAAGCCTTTTTTGGCTAAGGTAGCTTCAAATTTACCGAGTGTAATTTCAAAAATAGGGGAGTTTTTACTCCAAAACATACTGGTACCCATTTCGCCTGTAGAAACACCTAATTCTTTAGGAAAGAATTTCTTATGTTCAAAAGAGATGTTATAGGGTTGTATAAAATGGGTTCCGTTAAAAAATGCAGCGACAGCAATTTCTACCCCTTTTACTTTTCGTTGCAATTGAAAAGTGCCAAAATTATCTCCCCAAGATTTTTCATAGGCTTTTAACATTCTAATCACATCTGTTCCCTTATCGTCACTACCCACAAATAACAACTGCTTTAAATCTTGTGTTTCACCACATGGTTTTACTACATAGGCATCTGGGTTTTTTTCTACATGGCTGATGGCTTCTTGAAAACTGAAAAACTCTTTTGAAGGAAGTGTTTTAATTTTGTGTTTTTTTAATTCTTCTTGACCAAAGTTTCTGTCTAATTCTAGCAAATCGGTATATTCCGAACCACCAAAAACCAATTTACCAGCATTTCTTAGTTCATCGCAGATTTTACCGTAACCAGTATAATCAAAAATAATAATGCTAGCCCAATCAATGTGCTTTTTCCAGTCGTTTACTTTTGTAACAAATCCGTAACCTATTTCTCGAGAAGATTTATCTTCAATGAACATTTTTACAGCATGTCCTTCTTGTTTTATAGTGTAAGCAATATCAAGCGATTCACCCCACTTAGAAACAACTAAAAAATTCATTTTTTCAGTTGTTTTTAGGTCTTTTGTAGCTTTTTGTAGCGATGCCATAGACCTAGCAAAAAAATAAAATCATATAGTTTTAAATCATACAATACTCATCTCAAAATTACTAAATAATTAGATACAAAAATCAAATGAAACTAAAGAAATAAGGAGGGAAGGATATAATTTTTTTCGGTATTGTGATGATGTATTTAAATGGTATGAGAAGTTAGTTTTTATAGTTACCATTCGGTGAATACATCATTCCGACCGAAGGGAGAAATCATATAAAGTTTTACAATTCTTATGGTTAAGACTTCTTCCTTCGGTTAAATGAGGTTTACTTATGTGTGTTATTTAAAGTACGAGAAATCTTCTCCGTCTTCAATTTTTAATAAACTTTCGTAAATCATTTTAATTACGTTTTCAACATCTTCACGGTGTACCATTTCAACCGTGGTATGCATATAACGTAACGGTAATGATATTAATGCTGAAGCTACTCCACCGTTACTGTAGGCAAAGGCATCGGTATCAGTCCCAGTAGCTCTAGATAGTGCAGAGCGTTGGAAAGGAATGTCGTTCGCTTCGGCAGCATCAATAATTAAGTCGCGTAATTTTTGTTGTACGGCAGGTGCATAGGCAATTACAGGACCTTTACCTAACTCTAACAACCCTTCTTTTTTCTTATCAATCATAGGGGTGGTAGTGTCGTGCGTAACATCGGTTACTATAGCCACGTTAGGTTTGATCGTTTGCGTAATCATTTCCGCACCGCGCAAGCCAATTTCTTCTTGTACGGAGTTGGTAA
It includes:
- a CDS encoding phosphoribosylamine--glycine ligase produces the protein MNFLVVSKWGESLDIAYTIKQEGHAVKMFIEDKSSREIGYGFVTKVNDWKKHIDWASIIIFDYTGYGKICDELRNAGKLVFGGSEYTDLLELDRNFGQEELKKHKIKTLPSKEFFSFQEAISHVEKNPDAYVVKPCGETQDLKQLLFVGSDDKGTDVIRMLKAYEKSWGDNFGTFQLQRKVKGVEIAVAAFFNGTHFIQPYNISFEHKKFFPKELGVSTGEMGTSMFWSKNSPIFEITLGKFEATLAKKGFVGHIDINCIVNGNGIYPLEFTSRFGYPQIYIQRDGINEPLGTLFYKITSGQHLTIQTKKGFQVGAYMVVPPFPFKDKKSFELFSKDSVILFKKEMKEGVHPIHIKQLHSEWLITGNDGIALLVTGFGITMKDAQRMMQNRINNISINNSYYRTDIGDRWSEDSDKLRAWGLL